A single window of Flavobacterium sp. 140616W15 DNA harbors:
- a CDS encoding DUF6327 family protein, protein METKKYSSYAEIERELEILKIEKQINYQKLVLSVQKTKESLEPQNIVNGFLGSYKTILSNSYIKIIQAAIPYLIGWFINKKRGH, encoded by the coding sequence ATGGAAACTAAAAAATACTCATCATATGCTGAAATTGAAAGAGAATTGGAAATTCTAAAAATTGAGAAGCAAATTAATTATCAGAAGTTAGTTTTAAGTGTTCAAAAAACTAAAGAATCTTTAGAACCTCAAAATATAGTAAACGGATTTTTAGGTTCATACAAAACAATACTTTCTAATTCATATATAAAAATAATACAAGCGGCGATTCCTTATTTAATAGGATGGTTTATAAACAAAAAAAGAGGCCATTAA
- a CDS encoding YtxH domain-containing protein, translated as MSNNTGNTILALLTGAAIGAGIGILFAPDKGSKTRGRIKHGIDDAKHNLKHKLETSTEGLRDKFLNAKEDLDGTYENLLSNMSHKTEEVISFLETKLADLKTQNAKLQK; from the coding sequence ATGTCAAACAACACAGGAAACACAATATTAGCACTTCTTACTGGAGCAGCAATTGGAGCAGGAATTGGAATTTTGTTTGCACCAGATAAAGGTTCAAAAACAAGAGGACGTATTAAACATGGAATTGATGATGCAAAACATAATTTGAAGCACAAATTAGAAACATCAACAGAAGGTTTACGTGATAAGTTTTTAAATGCTAAAGAAGATTTAGATGGTACATATGAGAATTTGCTTTCGAATATGAGTCACAAAACAGAAGAAGTAATTTCTTTTCTTGAAACTAAATTAGCAGATTTGAAAACTCAAAATGCTAAACTTCAGAAATAA
- the rnr gene encoding ribonuclease R, translating to MSKKIRKPIKNEKDFSSKIIKILSQHANKPFNYKQIGAKLELDDTKSRNQIIKDLKILASQNKIVESEPGKYLIKAVSQDYYEGTIDMTSRKTAYFICPDFTEDVFIPTNNLNRALDKDKVKVYVYNRRKGKRPEGEVIEVIERNKTDFVGVIDIQNNFAFVSTANPKMYTDIFIPKDKIGEAQNGDVVLVTIEDWPKRADSPFGSVVKVLGKPGEHDTEIHAILAEYGLPSDFPVEVEVYAQKIDTSIQESEIAKRRDMRDTLTFTIDPKDAKDFDDALSFKKLENGNYEIGIHIADVSYYLEEGTILDDEAYQRATSVYLVDRVVPMLPEVLSNFACSLRPNEEKYTFSAVFEVSENAQVINQWFGRTVIYSDQRFAYEEAQYIIETKDNTIPAETSITGSSYVVSDEITNATLKLDELAKILRKKRMANGAISFDKVEVKFDLNAEGEPEGVYFKISKDANHLIEEFMLLANRKVAEYIGKQKKTFVYRIHDEPNEDKLIAMQSVIAKFGYKIDFRNKGDISKSLNALMEEVNGKKEQNLIDTLAIRSMSKAKYSTDNIGHYGLAFDYYSHFTSPIRRYPDVMVHRLLQYYLDGGKSVDEETYETKCLHCSNMEGLATNAERDSIKYMQVKYMQDHKDEEFLGVISGVTEWGIYVEIVSNKCEGMVRIREIKDDYYTFDEKQYALVGATSDKILQLGDEIYVKVKNADLVKKQLDFHFLRRAE from the coding sequence ATGAGTAAGAAAATTAGAAAACCGATAAAGAATGAGAAAGATTTCTCTAGTAAGATTATAAAAATTTTATCGCAACATGCTAATAAACCATTTAATTACAAACAAATAGGAGCGAAGCTCGAACTAGACGATACTAAAAGTCGTAACCAAATTATAAAAGATTTAAAAATTCTGGCTTCTCAAAATAAGATTGTTGAATCAGAACCAGGAAAATATTTAATTAAAGCTGTTAGTCAGGATTATTACGAAGGTACGATTGATATGACAAGTCGTAAAACAGCTTACTTTATTTGTCCAGATTTTACCGAAGATGTTTTTATTCCCACAAATAATTTAAATCGTGCACTAGATAAAGATAAAGTAAAAGTTTACGTTTATAACAGAAGAAAAGGGAAACGTCCTGAAGGTGAAGTTATTGAAGTAATAGAAAGAAATAAAACTGACTTTGTTGGAGTTATTGACATTCAGAATAACTTTGCTTTTGTTTCTACTGCAAATCCTAAAATGTACACTGATATTTTTATTCCAAAGGATAAAATAGGAGAGGCTCAAAACGGTGATGTAGTTTTAGTTACGATAGAAGATTGGCCAAAACGTGCAGATAGTCCATTTGGTTCAGTAGTAAAAGTTTTAGGTAAACCAGGAGAACACGATACCGAAATTCATGCTATTTTAGCTGAATATGGTTTACCATCAGATTTTCCAGTAGAAGTAGAGGTTTATGCACAAAAGATAGATACTTCTATACAAGAAAGTGAAATAGCTAAGCGTCGCGATATGCGAGATACGCTTACGTTTACAATAGATCCAAAAGATGCAAAAGATTTTGATGATGCATTATCATTCAAGAAGTTAGAAAATGGAAATTACGAAATAGGAATTCACATTGCTGATGTTTCGTATTATCTAGAAGAGGGAACAATTTTGGATGATGAAGCATATCAACGTGCAACTTCGGTATATTTAGTCGATAGGGTAGTACCAATGCTTCCAGAAGTGTTATCTAACTTTGCATGTTCATTGCGTCCTAATGAAGAGAAATATACTTTCTCAGCAGTTTTTGAAGTATCAGAGAATGCACAAGTTATTAACCAATGGTTTGGTAGAACAGTAATATATTCGGATCAGCGATTTGCTTATGAAGAAGCACAATATATCATTGAAACAAAAGACAATACAATTCCAGCAGAAACTTCTATTACAGGAAGTTCATATGTTGTTTCAGATGAAATTACAAATGCTACTTTAAAACTTGATGAATTAGCTAAGATTTTGAGAAAGAAAAGAATGGCTAATGGGGCTATTTCTTTTGACAAAGTTGAAGTTAAATTTGATTTGAATGCAGAAGGAGAACCAGAAGGAGTTTATTTTAAAATATCAAAAGATGCCAATCATTTAATCGAAGAATTCATGCTTTTGGCTAACAGAAAAGTTGCTGAATACATTGGTAAACAAAAGAAAACATTTGTTTATAGAATTCACGATGAACCAAATGAAGACAAATTAATTGCAATGCAATCGGTAATTGCTAAGTTTGGTTACAAGATAGATTTCCGAAATAAAGGAGATATATCAAAATCATTAAATGCTTTAATGGAAGAAGTTAATGGTAAAAAAGAGCAAAATTTAATTGATACTCTTGCAATAAGAAGTATGAGTAAAGCCAAATATTCGACAGATAATATCGGACATTATGGTTTGGCTTTTGATTATTATAGCCATTTTACATCGCCAATTCGTCGTTATCCAGATGTTATGGTACATAGATTATTGCAATATTATCTAGATGGAGGAAAATCTGTAGATGAAGAAACATATGAAACCAAGTGTTTACATTGTTCAAACATGGAAGGTTTAGCAACAAATGCAGAACGTGATAGTATTAAATACATGCAGGTTAAATACATGCAGGATCATAAAGATGAAGAGTTCTTGGGAGTTATTTCAGGAGTTACTGAGTGGGGAATTTATGTAGAAATAGTATCAAATAAATGTGAAGGAATGGTAAGAATCAGAGAGATAAAAGATGATTATTATACTTTCGATGAAAAACAATATGCACTTGTAGGTGCTACTTCTGATAAGATATTACAATTAGGCGATGAGATTTACGTTAAAGTAAAAAATGCCGATTTAGTTAAAAAACAATTAGATTTTCATTTTTTAAGAAGAGCAGAGTAA
- a CDS encoding competence protein: MAFEEFKEHTENIQDQAKAYVDSHLAYYKLWGFKVAMKSTTVIFKFILILLCFSMVMLFGSVAAAFAISAALGSYTFGFLIVGGIYLLATILIFFIKDKMVEGPILEKFSEIFFND; the protein is encoded by the coding sequence ATGGCTTTTGAAGAGTTTAAAGAACATACCGAAAATATTCAAGATCAGGCAAAAGCCTATGTTGATAGTCACCTTGCTTATTATAAATTGTGGGGTTTTAAAGTTGCAATGAAATCTACAACAGTAATTTTTAAATTTATTTTGATTTTACTGTGTTTTAGTATGGTTATGTTGTTCGGATCTGTTGCGGCTGCTTTTGCTATTAGTGCTGCTTTAGGCAGTTACACTTTTGGATTTCTGATAGTAGGAGGGATCTATTTACTAGCAACGATACTCATTTTCTTTATAAAAGATAAAATGGTAGAAGGACCAATTTTAGAGAAATTTTCAGAAATCTTTTTTAACGACTAA
- the folB gene encoding dihydroneopterin aldolase: MGIIKLKNIRTFSYHGCLIEEGKIGSDYEVNLEIHANLRKSAESDHLADTVDYVHLNKIVAEEMAIRSKLLEHVAKRIITRVLDEIPMITKTIVEVSKINPPIGGDVESVTIRMKETRKK; this comes from the coding sequence ATGGGAATTATTAAACTAAAAAATATCCGTACTTTTTCTTACCACGGATGTTTAATTGAAGAAGGAAAAATTGGATCTGATTATGAAGTGAATTTAGAAATTCATGCTAATTTAAGAAAATCTGCCGAGTCTGATCATCTTGCTGACACGGTTGATTATGTACATTTAAACAAAATTGTAGCCGAAGAAATGGCCATTAGATCTAAATTATTGGAACATGTTGCCAAAAGAATCATTACAAGGGTTCTTGATGAGATCCCAATGATCACAAAAACAATTGTTGAAGTTTCAAAGATTAACCCTCCTATTGGTGGTGATGTTGAGTCGGTTACAATTAGAATGAAAGAAACTAGAAAGAAATAA
- the gltX gene encoding glutamate--tRNA ligase, with product MSKQVRVRFAPSPTGPLHIGGVRTALFNYLFAKKHNGVFYLRIEDTDQTRFVPGAEAYIMEALEWLGIAPDETVGKNEKFGPYRQSDRKHLYQQYADQLINSGWAYYAFDTPESLDALRKQHEAEGKTFIYNHHNREKLDTSLVISADETAKRITNGEHYVIRFKTPVNETLHLQDIIRGEVKFETNLLDDKVLFKSDGMPTYHLANIVDDHLMETSHVIRGEEWLPSMPLHVLLYRAFGWDAPEFAHLPLILKPIGNGKLSKRDGDKLGFPVFPLEWKTEEGVSSGYREKGFFPEAVINFLALLGWNDGTDKEIFSLNELVEAFDLNRVHKSGAKFDPEKNKWFNHQHLIKQNNEDLAKDFSPILEEKGFSTPLELTTKIVSLIKERAHFVSEFWELSDFFFQAPTSYDEKASKNWKEETPALMQELTSVLENIEDFTSVNIETIVKDWMTKNEIGMGKVMQPFRLSLVGALKGPHLFDIVEIIGKEETISRIQKAIVAL from the coding sequence ATGTCAAAGCAAGTTCGTGTGCGTTTTGCACCAAGTCCGACTGGACCATTACATATTGGTGGTGTTCGTACTGCCCTATTTAATTATTTATTTGCAAAAAAACATAACGGTGTTTTTTATCTTAGAATTGAAGATACAGATCAAACCCGTTTTGTTCCTGGAGCCGAAGCTTATATTATGGAAGCTTTAGAATGGTTAGGAATTGCTCCAGATGAAACTGTTGGAAAAAATGAAAAATTTGGTCCATACAGACAAAGTGATCGTAAACATTTATACCAACAATATGCTGATCAATTGATCAATTCAGGTTGGGCGTATTATGCATTTGATACTCCAGAATCATTAGATGCTCTAAGAAAACAACACGAAGCAGAAGGAAAAACTTTTATATACAATCATCATAACCGTGAAAAGCTGGATACTTCTCTAGTAATTTCTGCTGATGAAACTGCTAAGAGAATTACTAATGGCGAACATTATGTAATCCGATTTAAAACTCCGGTTAACGAAACATTGCATTTACAAGATATTATTCGTGGCGAAGTTAAGTTTGAAACTAATCTTTTAGATGATAAAGTTTTATTTAAAAGTGACGGAATGCCTACTTACCATTTAGCAAATATTGTAGATGATCATTTGATGGAAACATCTCATGTAATTCGTGGTGAAGAGTGGTTACCATCTATGCCTTTACATGTTTTACTATACAGAGCTTTTGGTTGGGATGCACCAGAATTTGCGCACTTGCCATTAATTCTAAAACCAATTGGTAACGGAAAATTATCTAAAAGAGATGGGGATAAACTAGGTTTCCCAGTATTTCCATTAGAATGGAAAACGGAAGAAGGTGTTTCATCTGGATACAGAGAGAAAGGATTTTTCCCAGAAGCTGTTATTAACTTCCTAGCTTTATTAGGTTGGAACGATGGAACTGACAAAGAAATCTTTTCATTAAATGAATTAGTAGAAGCATTTGACCTGAACAGAGTACACAAATCAGGAGCAAAATTTGATCCAGAGAAAAACAAATGGTTTAATCACCAACATTTGATTAAACAAAATAATGAAGATTTAGCTAAGGACTTCTCTCCTATTCTTGAAGAAAAAGGGTTCTCGACTCCGCTAGAGCTGACAACAAAAATAGTTTCTCTGATAAAAGAACGTGCTCATTTTGTTTCAGAATTTTGGGAATTAAGTGATTTCTTTTTTCAAGCTCCAACATCATATGATGAAAAAGCAAGTAAAAACTGGAAGGAAGAAACTCCTGCATTAATGCAAGAACTTACATCTGTTCTAGAAAATATTGAAGATTTTACTTCTGTAAATATTGAAACTATAGTAAAAGATTGGATGACTAAAAATGAAATTGGAATGGGTAAAGTTATGCAACCTTTCCGTTTGAGTTTGGTTGGAGCTTTAAAAGGTCCTCACCTATTTGACATTGTTGAAATCATAGGAAAAGAAGAAACAATCTCAAGAATACAAAAAGCAATAGTAGCTTTGTAA
- a CDS encoding head GIN domain-containing protein produces MKKLLIGVAILFVQVSFGQVTKNLGDFDKVKVFDKLSITLIHSSENKIVIKGSRESEVEVVNKNGELKLRMPFPKLLSGDDISIQLYYKRIESIDVSEGSIVSSKETFKQTTIDLNSKEGGEINVILDVDNAKVRAVSGGTIKVSGEASNQVANLGSGGILRAKGLHTSQTTISVSAGGNAEIYATTLVDAKVNAGGYIYIYGKPKQINQKTVLGGRIEEKE; encoded by the coding sequence ATGAAAAAGTTATTAATAGGAGTTGCAATTTTATTTGTACAAGTATCATTTGGTCAGGTAACTAAAAACTTAGGAGATTTTGATAAAGTTAAAGTATTCGATAAATTGAGTATTACATTAATTCATTCTTCAGAAAATAAGATAGTTATAAAAGGAAGCAGAGAGAGTGAAGTTGAAGTTGTTAATAAAAATGGAGAATTGAAATTAAGAATGCCATTTCCAAAACTTTTATCTGGAGATGATATATCAATACAGTTATATTACAAACGTATTGAAAGCATTGATGTAAGCGAAGGAAGTATAGTTTCAAGTAAAGAAACATTCAAACAAACAACTATCGATTTAAATTCTAAAGAAGGAGGAGAAATCAATGTAATTTTGGATGTTGATAATGCTAAAGTAAGAGCAGTTTCTGGAGGAACAATCAAAGTATCTGGAGAAGCAAGCAATCAAGTTGCTAATTTAGGTTCAGGAGGAATTTTACGAGCTAAGGGATTACATACCTCACAAACGACAATAAGCGTTTCTGCGGGAGGAAATGCCGAAATCTATGCTACTACCTTAGTTGATGCAAAAGTGAATGCTGGTGGCTATATTTACATCTATGGTAAACCAAAACAAATTAACCAAAAAACTGTTCTTGGCGGTAGGATTGAAGAAAAAGAATAA
- a CDS encoding putative signal transducing protein, which translates to MQSFKTIAIFNYLHETVVLKHLLEQEDIPYYLENEMTLSVAPFYSAALGGIKLNVHPEDFERVQEILDNLNSPLSIV; encoded by the coding sequence ATGCAAAGCTTTAAAACCATTGCTATATTCAATTATCTGCACGAAACAGTCGTTCTAAAGCACTTACTAGAACAAGAAGACATTCCATACTATCTAGAGAACGAAATGACCTTATCGGTGGCTCCTTTCTATTCTGCAGCTTTGGGCGGAATCAAACTCAACGTTCATCCAGAGGATTTCGAAAGAGTTCAGGAAATTCTTGACAATCTCAATAGTCCACTTTCAATCGTTTAA
- a CDS encoding SPFH domain-containing protein, whose product MNIPIIILLIFGLFIFLSSFFTVKQQTSVIIERFGKFLSVRTSGLQLKIPMIDRIAGRVNLKIQQLDVIIETKTKDNVFVKLKVSVQFMVIKETVYDAFYKLEYPHDQITSYVFDVVRAEVPKLKLDDVFERKDDIAIAVKRELNEAMTTYGYTIINTLVTDIDPDIQVKNAMNRINAADREKTVAEFEAEASRIRIVAKAKAEAESKRLQGQGIADQRREIARGLVESVDVLNKVGINSQEASALIVVTQHYDTLQAIGADANSNLILLPNSPQAGSDMLNNMVASFSASNQVGEMMKRTNKKVKPKTEVKPDYEAPEAPETEE is encoded by the coding sequence ATGAACATTCCAATTATTATTCTTTTAATCTTCGGATTATTTATTTTCTTATCGTCATTCTTTACAGTAAAGCAACAAACATCTGTAATTATAGAACGTTTCGGAAAATTTCTAAGTGTAAGAACATCAGGTTTACAATTAAAAATACCTATGATTGATAGAATTGCTGGGCGAGTAAATCTTAAAATCCAACAGCTAGATGTAATCATTGAAACAAAAACTAAAGACAACGTTTTTGTAAAACTTAAAGTTTCAGTTCAATTTATGGTTATTAAAGAAACTGTGTATGATGCATTTTATAAATTAGAATATCCACACGATCAAATTACCTCTTATGTATTTGATGTTGTTCGTGCCGAAGTTCCTAAATTGAAATTAGATGATGTTTTTGAAAGAAAAGATGATATCGCAATTGCAGTAAAAAGAGAATTAAATGAAGCTATGACTACTTATGGATATACAATTATCAATACATTAGTAACTGATATTGATCCAGACATCCAGGTTAAAAATGCAATGAATAGAATTAATGCTGCTGATAGAGAAAAAACTGTAGCAGAATTTGAAGCAGAAGCTTCTAGAATTAGAATTGTTGCTAAGGCAAAAGCGGAAGCTGAAAGTAAGAGATTACAAGGTCAAGGTATAGCAGATCAAAGAAGAGAAATTGCGAGAGGTCTTGTAGAAAGTGTTGATGTTTTAAATAAAGTGGGTATTAATTCTCAAGAAGCTTCTGCTTTAATTGTAGTTACTCAACATTATGATACATTACAAGCTATTGGTGCTGATGCAAATTCTAACTTAATCTTGTTACCAAATTCACCACAAGCAGGAAGCGACATGCTAAATAATATGGTAGCTTCATTTAGTGCATCGAACCAAGTTGGCGAGATGATGAAGAGAACGAATAAAAAAGTAAAACCAAAGACAGAAGTAAAACCAGATTATGAAGCTCCTGAAGCTCCAGAAACAGAAGAATAA
- the rpiB gene encoding ribose 5-phosphate isomerase B: protein MKISIGNDHAGPEYKKAIVAMLKAKGHEVTNYGTDSEDSVDYPDFGHPVATDITEGKADFGIVICGSGNGIAMTVNKHPKVRAGLCWTKEIAVLTRLHNDANIISIPARFTSIPQAVEMVEAFLNTEFEGGRHQNRVNKIACQ, encoded by the coding sequence ATGAAAATTTCAATAGGAAACGATCACGCAGGGCCAGAATATAAAAAAGCAATTGTTGCTATGCTTAAAGCAAAAGGACATGAAGTAACTAACTATGGTACAGATTCTGAGGATTCTGTAGATTATCCAGATTTTGGTCATCCAGTTGCTACAGATATCACTGAAGGTAAGGCTGATTTTGGAATTGTTATTTGCGGAAGCGGAAATGGAATTGCAATGACTGTTAATAAACATCCGAAAGTGAGAGCTGGTTTATGTTGGACTAAAGAAATTGCGGTTTTAACACGTTTGCACAATGATGCTAACATTATTAGTATTCCAGCGCGTTTTACATCGATTCCACAAGCTGTAGAAATGGTTGAAGCATTTTTAAATACTGAATTTGAAGGTGGAAGACACCAAAATAGAGTAAATAAGATTGCTTGTCAGTAA
- a CDS encoding LysE family translocator has protein sequence MINDIIAGIPWGVFLSFMVGPVFFILLETSITKGFRAALVFDLGVILGDIFFIAIAYLGSYRLIKSLQDKPALFIFGGIIMLAYGIISFIQLKKEAKINDEEIDRDIIKRNYGSLFAKGFFLNVINIGVLGFWVAIIISIGPKLEMQTSRMMTFFVTVVLTYLIIDCIKIVLAKQLKSKMTPSNILKIKKGISIVLMIFGFVLIVQGWFPKEKEMVKHAFEKIEK, from the coding sequence ATGATAAATGATATTATAGCAGGGATTCCATGGGGAGTATTTTTAAGCTTTATGGTAGGCCCGGTATTTTTTATATTACTAGAAACTAGTATTACCAAAGGTTTTAGAGCCGCATTAGTTTTTGATCTAGGAGTAATTCTAGGAGATATTTTCTTTATAGCGATTGCTTATTTAGGAAGTTATAGATTAATTAAAAGTTTACAAGATAAACCCGCCCTTTTTATTTTTGGAGGTATAATCATGTTGGCTTACGGTATTATTTCGTTTATACAACTCAAGAAAGAAGCTAAAATAAACGATGAAGAAATAGACCGTGATATCATCAAAAGAAACTATGGAAGTCTTTTTGCAAAAGGCTTTTTCCTAAATGTTATTAATATCGGAGTACTTGGTTTTTGGGTTGCAATAATTATTTCTATTGGACCAAAATTAGAAATGCAAACATCAAGAATGATGACATTTTTTGTAACAGTTGTATTAACTTATTTGATTATTGACTGTATAAAAATTGTTTTAGCAAAGCAATTAAAATCTAAAATGACACCATCTAATATTCTTAAAATTAAAAAAGGAATTAGTATAGTTTTAATGATTTTTGGATTTGTTTTAATAGTTCAAGGATGGTTTCCAAAAGAAAAAGAAATGGTAAAACATGCTTTTGAAAAGATAGAAAAGTAG
- the ybeY gene encoding rRNA maturation RNase YbeY, which yields MINFNYETDFVLENEEAFEGWLSAVILSENKKEGEISYIFCDDEYLHKINVEYLNHDTLTDIISFDYTVGNELNGDIFVSVERVRDNALDFNVPFDNELKRVLAHGILHYCGYKDKSETEAVLMRSKEEEKIAMFHVEL from the coding sequence ATGATCAATTTTAATTACGAAACAGACTTCGTTTTAGAGAATGAAGAAGCGTTTGAAGGATGGCTATCTGCTGTCATTCTATCAGAGAATAAAAAAGAAGGGGAGATAAGTTACATTTTTTGTGATGATGAATATCTTCATAAAATAAATGTAGAGTATCTTAATCATGATACACTTACTGATATTATCAGTTTTGATTATACTGTAGGTAACGAATTAAACGGAGATATTTTTGTTTCTGTTGAGAGGGTTCGTGATAACGCTCTAGATTTTAATGTTCCTTTTGATAATGAATTGAAGCGTGTGTTAGCTCACGGTATCTTACATTACTGCGGATATAAAGATAAGTCTGAAACTGAAGCAGTATTAATGCGTTCAAAAGAGGAAGAAAAAATTGCAATGTTCCACGTGGAACTATAA
- a CDS encoding glutamine--tRNA ligase/YqeY domain fusion protein, with protein MASEEKSLNFIEQIIEEDLKSGLSKDKLHFRFPPEPNGYLHIGHASSIALNFGLGIDYQSPVNLRFDDTNPEKEEQEFVDAIKKDVEWLGYTWSEERYASDYFQQLYDWAVLLIKKDKAYVDSQSSEEMAIQKGTPSTTGTDSPFRNRSVEENLDLFERMRNGEFEAGTHILRAKIDMKSTNMLMRDPIMYRILHKHHHRTGDAWKIYPMYDWAHGQSDYLESISHSFCTLEFLPHRELYDWFLDQIIDDNKLRPKQREFARRNLSHTVVSKRKLQQLVKEQHVNGWDDPRMSTISGLRRRGYTAASLRNFANSTGIAKRDNLISVSVLEFCIREDLNKIAPRVMAVLDPVKLVITNYPEGKEELLDAENNQEDDTAGFRKVPFSRELYIEREDFLEEAPAKFFRLTLGKEVRLKNAYIIKGESVIKDSAGNITEIHVTYDTDSLSGSGSEASQRKVSGTLHWVSIAHAIEAEVRLYDRLFIDEAPDSYKDKNFLDFVNPNSLEIVTGFVEPSLATAQNEDKFQFQRLGYFTVDKDSTASKLVFNKTVGLKDAWEEKGKKEENSINNSLKDINKYFKVETKAERLVIENTIGESIAAISSFSLLQNSLKKNINNNKSSLLFAQFILKYSNLKSSDFEEEEIKKLYTMSLRSESTYVRSKALLNLRDLETENFRNQFEEEIQKLNSNPPKNASDREKEILEEMLKK; from the coding sequence ATGGCATCAGAAGAAAAATCACTCAATTTTATTGAACAAATCATAGAAGAAGATTTAAAATCAGGTTTATCAAAAGATAAGCTTCATTTTCGTTTTCCACCAGAACCAAATGGTTATTTACATATTGGTCATGCAAGTTCTATTGCTTTAAATTTTGGATTAGGAATTGATTATCAGTCACCTGTAAATTTACGTTTTGATGATACCAATCCAGAAAAGGAAGAACAAGAGTTTGTTGATGCAATTAAAAAAGACGTAGAATGGCTAGGATATACTTGGTCAGAGGAACGTTATGCATCTGATTATTTTCAGCAATTATACGATTGGGCAGTTTTATTAATTAAAAAAGATAAAGCATATGTTGATAGTCAGTCTTCTGAAGAAATGGCTATTCAAAAAGGAACCCCATCAACAACAGGTACAGATAGTCCATTTAGAAATCGTTCTGTAGAAGAAAATTTAGACTTATTTGAAAGAATGAGAAACGGAGAATTTGAAGCTGGAACTCATATTTTACGTGCAAAAATAGATATGAAATCTACTAATATGTTGATGCGTGATCCTATCATGTATAGAATTTTACACAAGCATCATCATAGAACTGGAGATGCCTGGAAAATTTACCCAATGTATGATTGGGCTCATGGACAAAGTGATTATTTAGAAAGTATTTCACATTCATTTTGTACGCTTGAATTTTTACCTCACCGTGAATTATACGATTGGTTTTTAGATCAAATTATAGATGATAATAAGTTGCGTCCTAAGCAAAGAGAATTTGCAAGACGTAATCTTTCGCATACAGTTGTAAGTAAAAGAAAATTACAACAATTAGTTAAAGAACAGCATGTTAATGGTTGGGATGATCCAAGAATGTCAACTATTTCTGGATTAAGAAGAAGAGGATATACTGCAGCTTCATTACGTAATTTTGCTAATTCAACAGGAATTGCAAAACGAGATAATTTAATAAGTGTATCGGTTTTAGAGTTTTGTATTCGTGAAGATTTGAACAAAATAGCACCACGTGTAATGGCTGTTTTAGATCCGGTAAAATTGGTAATTACTAATTATCCAGAAGGAAAAGAAGAGTTACTTGATGCAGAAAATAACCAGGAAGATGATACTGCAGGATTTAGAAAAGTCCCATTTTCGAGAGAGTTATATATAGAAAGAGAAGACTTTTTAGAAGAAGCTCCAGCTAAGTTTTTCCGTTTAACATTAGGAAAAGAAGTGCGTCTTAAAAATGCTTATATCATTAAAGGAGAAAGTGTTATAAAAGATTCAGCAGGTAATATTACTGAAATTCATGTTACTTATGATACAGATTCTTTAAGTGGAAGTGGAAGTGAAGCTAGCCAACGTAAAGTATCAGGAACCTTACATTGGGTTTCGATTGCACATGCTATAGAAGCTGAAGTTCGTTTGTATGATCGTTTATTTATAGATGAAGCTCCAGACAGTTATAAAGATAAAAATTTCTTAGATTTTGTAAATCCAAATTCGCTAGAAATTGTTACTGGATTTGTTGAACCAAGTTTAGCTACAGCTCAAAATGAAGATAAATTTCAATTTCAACGTTTAGGGTATTTTACTGTTGATAAAGATTCAACTGCTTCTAAACTAGTATTTAATAAGACAGTAGGATTAAAAGATGCTTGGGAAGAAAAAGGTAAAAAGGAAGAAAATAGCATTAATAATTCTTTAAAAGACATCAATAAATATTTTAAAGTTGAAACTAAAGCTGAACGTTTGGTAATTGAAAATACAATAGGGGAGAGTATAGCTGCTATTTCAAGTTTTTCATTATTACAAAATTCATTAAAGAAGAATATTAACAATAATAAGAGTTCGTTATTATTTGCTCAATTCATTCTGAAATATTCAAATTTAAAATCATCTGATTTTGAAGAAGAAGAAATAAAAAAATTATATACCATGTCACTAAGAAGTGAATCGACTTATGTTCGTTCGAAAGCACTTTTGAATTTAAGAGATTTGGAAACAGAAAATTTTAGAAATCAGTTTGAAGAAGAAATTCAAAAATTAAATTCAAATCCTCCAAAAAATGCTTCTGATAGAGAAAAGGAAATTTTGGAAGAAATGTTAAAAAAATAA